The Gavia stellata isolate bGavSte3 chromosome 1, bGavSte3.hap2, whole genome shotgun sequence genome has a segment encoding these proteins:
- the LPAR6 gene encoding lysophosphatidic acid receptor 6 — protein MVSSNCSTEDSFKYTLYGCIFSMVFVLGLIANCVAIYIFICTLKVRNETTTYMLNLAISDLLFVFTLPFRIYYFVARNWLFGDILCKISVTLFYTNMYGSILFLTCISVDRFLAIVHPFRSKTLRTKRNAKIVCAAVWITVLAGSTPASFFQSTNLRNNTEQRTCFENFSEDTWKTYLSRIVIFIEIVGFFIPLILNVTCSTMVLRTLNKPLTLSRNKLSKEKVLKMIFVHLVIFCFCFVPYNVTLILYSLMRTQTWINCSVVTAVRTMYPVTLCIAVSNCCFDPIVYYFTSDTIQNSIKKNRSTRPRDFRFSERPVSENFIQHSLQTIKMKIFDSDSTI, from the coding sequence ATGGTAAGCTCTAACTGCTCCACTGAGGACTCCTTTAAATATACCTTATACGGGTGTATCTTTAGTATGGTGTTTGTTCTGGGCCTCATAGCAAACTGCGTTGCtatctacatttttatttgcacattAAAAGTGCGAAACGAGACTACAACTTACATGCTGAATTTAGCAATATCGGATCTGCTTTTTGTGTTTACATTACCCTTCAGGATTTATTACTTTGTAGCGAGAAACTGGCTGTTTGGAGACATTCTTTGCAAGATTTCTGTCACCCTTTTTTACACAAATATGTATGggagcattttatttctgacttGCATAAGCGTAGATCGCTTTTTAGCTATAGTACACCCCTTTCGATCTAAGACTCTCCGAACCAAAAGGAATGCAAAAATTGTCTGCGCTGCAGTATGGATAACCGTGTTAGCCGGCAGCACACCGGCAAGCTTTTTCCAGTCTACAAACCTCCGTAATAACACTGAACAAAGAACgtgttttgaaaacttttccGAGGACACATGGAAAACCTACCTATCCCGGATTGTTATCTTCATCGAAATAGTTGGGTTTTTCATTCCACTCATCTTGAACGTGACCTGCTCTACTATGGTCTTACGGACTTTGAATAAACCGCTTACATTAAGTCGGAATAAATTAAGCAAGGAAAAGGTACTCAAAATGATTTTTGTCCATTTGGTGatattctgcttctgctttgtgcCTTATAATGTTACCTTAATACTTTACTCTCTTATGAGAACACAGACATGGATTAATTGTTCAGTGGTAACCGCAGTGAGGACTATGTACCCCGTCACTCTGTGCATCGCCGTTTCAAACTGCTGTTTTGACCCTATAGTCTATTACTTTACATCGGATACAATTCAAAATTCGATAAAAAAGAACCGGTCCACTAGACCACGGGACTTCAGATTCTCCGAAAGGCCAGTTTCAGAAAACTTCATTCAACACAGCCTTCagaccataaaaatgaaaatatttgacagTGACTCGACAATATAA